In a genomic window of Nyctibius grandis isolate bNycGra1 chromosome 4, bNycGra1.pri, whole genome shotgun sequence:
- the MGA gene encoding MAX gene-associated protein isoform X10 — MENQQIVLGSRDGGTVSGAAPTFFVILKQQQGNGKADQGILVANRDACALASTVLTPIKPKVKTCLPADCVSGGITVTLDNNSMWNEFYHRNTEMILTKQGRRMFPYCRYWITGLDACQRYILVMDISPVDNHRYKWNGRWWEPSGKAEPHVLGRVFIHPESPSTGQYWMHQPVSFYKLKLTNNTLDQEGHIILHSMHRYLPRLHLVPADKATEVIQLNGPDVHTFTFPQTEFFAVTAYQNIQITQLKIDYNPFAKGFRDDGLNSRPQRDVKQNSNLDLERGEVFRTAGIRGHRAEVDTLDLHQRSSDSSFIGQNPSDTDLEKESFNAERDFLGFLDTDLSSGDMPKLKQEVSESPIASSYESSSRVASPLDPNGHFNVVVKEEPVDDYDYESNICTQGVSVKQEDTDEETDEYSNTDDDDPILQKHLMRRSETDGVDGEFRSRKRVLTSPSGVAKAKMLKLDSGKMPVVYLEPCAVTKSTVKISELPQTMLSSCKKEKSPLNAILDSLPVCFENDKGSSSGTTAETEELVTKKQSPASKMSQKFSSIREVQWALSESPNFNLRGSVSCHFSAKEICGRKRSGIMKNPVSLKGSGSNQSTLSSVTTRRGRPRKLKISKAGRPPKGIGKTVITSKTTSLGPGSILPDVKPDLEDVDGVLFVSFASKEALDIHTVDRAGGEETQNLQAPLLTTNDPGTFLLSGKNTSTGKGIDGRAEDLEA, encoded by the exons ATGGAGAACCAGCAGATTGTCTTGGGTAGCCGGGATGGTGGGACTGTGTCTGGCGCAGCGCCtactttttttgtcatcttgaaACAACAGCAGGGAAATGGTAAAGCTGACCAAGGAATCCTAGTAGCAAACCGTGATGCTTGTGCTCTTGCCAGCACTGTATTAACTCCAATAAAACCCAAAGTCAAGACGTGCCTCCCAGCTGACTGTGTGTCAGGGGGCATTACTGTCACCCTAGATAACAACAGTATGTGGAATGAATTCTACCACCGCAACACAGAGATGATTCTGACGAAGCAGGGGAGACGCATGTTCCCGTACTGCCGATACTGGATTACAGGTCTGGATGCCTGTCAGAGGTACATCCTAGTCATGGACATATCCCCTGTGGACAATCACCGATACAAATGGAATGGCCGTTGGTGGGAGCCCAGTGGGAAGGCAGAACCGCATGTTCTTGGGCGAGTGTTTATTCATCCAGAATCCCCTTCCACTGGCCAGTACTGGATGCACCAGCCAGTATCCTTTTACAAACTCAAGCTTACCAACAACACCCTGGACCAGGAGGGTCATATAATCTTGCATTCTATGCACCGTTATCTGCCGCGACTTCACTTGGTGCCTGCAGACAAAGCCACAGAAGTCATTCAGCTGAATGGCCCTGATGTCCATACGTTTACCTTTCCACAGACAGAGTTCTTTGCAGTTACAGCCTACCAGAACATCCAGATTACCCAGCTGAAAATAGATTACAATCCTTTTGCTAAAGGATTCAGAGATGATGGCTTGAATAGTCGACCTCAGCGTGAtgtgaaacaaaacagtaactTAGACTTGGAAAGAGGTGAGGTTTTTAGAACTGCTGGCATTCGTGGTCACCGTGCTGAAGTTGATACATTAGATTTGCACCAGAGAAGTTCAGATTCTTCATTCATTGGTCAAAACCCATCAGACACTGATCTGGAAAAAGAGTCCTTTAATGCAGAAAGGGACTTCTTGGGTTTCCTGGACACTGACCTGTCTTCAGGTGATATGCCAAAGCTAAAACAAGAAGTCTCTGAAAG TCCCATTGCTAGCAGTTACGAAAGCAGTTCCCGTGTGGCATCCCCATTGGACCCAAATGGGCACTTTAATGTAGTCGTTAAAGAGGAGCCAGTAGATGACTATGACTACGAATCAAATATTTGCACACAAGGAGTAAGTGTGAAACAGGAAGACACAGATGAAGAAACTGATGAGTATTCCAACACTGATGATGATGATCCCATCCTACAAAAACACCTGATGAGGCGCAGCGAAACAGATGGAGTTGATGGAGAATTCAGGTCTAGGAAGCGTGTGCTAACCAGTCCTTCAGGTGTTGCCaaagcaaaaatgttaaaactggATAGTGGTAAGATGCCTGTGGTCTATTTGGAACCTTGTGCAGTCACAAAGAGCACAGTGAAGATATCTGAGTTGCCACAGACCATGCTCTCCTCTTGCAAGAAGGAGAAATCCCCTTTGAATGCAATACTGGATTCCTTGCctgtgtgttttgaaaatgacaAAGGCTCTAGCTCAGGCACAACCGCTGAAACTGAGGAGTTAGTTACAAAAAAACAATCTCCTGCTAGtaaaatgtcacagaaattCTCTTCAATCAGAGAGGTCCAGTGGGCTCTATCTGAATCACCTAATTTTAATCTCAGGGGCTCAGTAAGTTGTCACTTTTCAGCGAAAGAgatctgtggaagaaaaaggtCTGGCATAATGAAGAATCCTGTGTCCCTGAAAGGCTCTGGTAGCAATCAAAGCACGCTATCATCAGTTACAACTAGAAGAGGAAGACCACGGAAACTGAAAATTTCCAAGGCTGGTCGACCACCTAAAGGTATAGGGAAAACTGTAATAACAAGCAAGACCACCTCTCTGGGGCCTGGGAGTATCCTTCCAGATGTTAAGCCGGACCTTGAAGATGTTGATGGAGTCCTCTTTGTGTCCTTTGCATCAAAG GAAGCTCTTGATATTCACACTGTTGAtagagctggaggagaagagacACAGAATCTTCAGGCTCCCTTGTTGACTACAAATGATCCAGGTACATTTTT ATTGTCAGGCAAGAATACAAGTACTGGAAAAGGAATTGATGGAAGAGCTGAAGACCTTGAGGCATAA